A portion of the Achromobacter sp. MFA1 R4 genome contains these proteins:
- a CDS encoding TetR/AcrR family transcriptional regulator, whose protein sequence is MSEEAGHERLLVALALAMVDQPRATLQELAKAVGVSKATLYRFCKTRDQLVLRLMTHCAHVMKQALADSQLDTAPPRAALRSLIEQHLAHKELTAFLIYNWKPDTELEPDIMNSWSGYQETLDAFFLRGQREGVFRVDMTAAALSELLIAVITSMVDAERRGRIARMGIAQVAEQMMLHGIAAEPSAARG, encoded by the coding sequence ATGTCTGAAGAAGCCGGCCACGAACGGCTGCTCGTCGCGCTGGCGCTTGCCATGGTGGACCAGCCGCGCGCGACGCTGCAGGAACTGGCCAAGGCGGTCGGCGTCAGCAAGGCGACCTTGTACCGGTTCTGCAAGACGCGGGACCAATTGGTGTTGCGGCTCATGACGCACTGCGCGCACGTCATGAAGCAGGCGCTGGCGGATTCGCAGCTGGACACGGCCCCGCCGCGCGCGGCGCTGCGCAGCCTGATCGAACAGCATCTGGCGCACAAGGAGCTGACCGCGTTCCTGATCTACAACTGGAAGCCCGACACCGAACTGGAGCCGGACATCATGAACAGCTGGTCCGGGTATCAGGAAACGCTGGACGCGTTTTTCCTGCGAGGCCAGCGCGAAGGCGTCTTTCGCGTGGACATGACCGCCGCCGCGCTGAGCGAACTCTTGATTGCCGTCATCACCAGCATGGTGGACGCCGAGCGGCGCGGGCGCATCGCCCGCATGGGGATCGCCCAGGTCGCCGAACAGATGATGCTGCACGGCATCGCCGCCGAGCCCTCGGCGGCGCGGGGATGA
- a CDS encoding ABC transporter substrate-binding protein, whose translation MADCRFTLATPALSSRRTPALKALAASLLACAALATQPAFAGKKDDTLRMAYDQAPESVDPYFNNVRIGVIIAANVWDTLLYRDPVTNEYKGQLAKSWKQIDDKTMEFELRQGVKFHNGEEFDADSVVYTLNFVADPKNKAVTQQNVSWIDKVEKIDKYTVRLTTKQPFPGAKEYLSTTAAIHPAKYYQEVGPKGMNAKPVGSGPYKVVDYQPGKSITLERNADYFKDSPKAQPKIGKVVIRFIPDRQTQMAEVISGGEDLIMSVPKDQAEQLGGMPNLQMVTGNTMRIVFMQMNILEGTPAPQLKDERVRRAIIHAIDRESMLKNIVGEGGGLINTICTPSQVGCTQEGAPTYKYDPAQAKKLLAEAGYPNGFDIDIVAYRERNQTEAIINYLQAVGIRAKLNFLQYAAMRDMIRANKASLTHQTWGSNLVNDVSASTPVYFAFGNDDITRDPKVRDLLNKGDHTIDLAPRKAAYKEALDIIAEKAYAVPLWTLPAYYVATKDVNFKPYSDELVRFWDMSWK comes from the coding sequence ATGGCTGATTGTCGCTTCACCCTTGCTACACCTGCGCTGTCCTCCCGTCGCACGCCCGCGCTCAAGGCCCTGGCCGCCTCGCTCCTGGCCTGCGCCGCCCTTGCCACCCAGCCGGCCTTTGCCGGCAAGAAAGACGACACCTTGCGCATGGCCTACGACCAGGCGCCGGAAAGCGTCGATCCCTACTTCAACAACGTGCGCATCGGCGTCATCATCGCCGCCAACGTGTGGGACACGCTGCTCTACCGCGACCCGGTCACCAATGAGTACAAGGGCCAGCTTGCCAAGAGCTGGAAGCAGATCGACGACAAGACCATGGAGTTCGAGCTGCGCCAAGGCGTCAAATTCCACAACGGCGAGGAGTTCGACGCCGACTCGGTGGTGTACACGCTGAACTTCGTGGCCGACCCCAAGAACAAGGCGGTCACGCAGCAGAACGTGTCGTGGATCGACAAGGTCGAGAAGATCGACAAATACACGGTGCGCCTGACCACCAAGCAGCCCTTCCCCGGCGCCAAGGAATACCTGTCCACCACGGCCGCCATCCATCCCGCCAAGTACTACCAGGAAGTCGGCCCCAAGGGCATGAACGCCAAGCCGGTCGGATCAGGTCCCTACAAGGTGGTGGACTACCAGCCCGGCAAGTCCATCACCCTGGAACGCAACGCCGACTATTTCAAGGACTCGCCCAAGGCGCAGCCCAAGATCGGCAAGGTGGTCATCCGCTTCATCCCCGACCGCCAGACGCAGATGGCGGAAGTGATCTCGGGCGGCGAAGACCTCATCATGAGCGTGCCCAAGGACCAGGCCGAACAGTTGGGCGGCATGCCCAACCTGCAGATGGTCACGGGCAACACCATGCGCATCGTGTTCATGCAGATGAACATCCTGGAGGGCACGCCCGCGCCGCAGCTCAAGGACGAGCGCGTGCGCCGCGCCATCATCCACGCGATCGACCGCGAATCCATGCTCAAGAACATCGTGGGCGAAGGCGGCGGGCTCATCAACACCATCTGCACGCCCTCGCAGGTGGGCTGCACGCAGGAAGGCGCGCCGACCTACAAGTACGATCCGGCGCAGGCCAAGAAGCTGCTGGCCGAGGCGGGCTATCCCAATGGCTTTGACATCGACATCGTGGCCTACCGCGAGCGCAACCAGACCGAGGCCATCATCAATTACCTGCAGGCCGTCGGCATCCGGGCCAAGCTGAACTTCCTGCAGTACGCCGCCATGCGCGACATGATCCGCGCCAACAAGGCGTCGCTCACGCACCAGACCTGGGGCTCGAACCTGGTCAACGACGTGTCCGCGTCCACGCCGGTGTACTTCGCCTTCGGCAACGACGACATTACCCGCGATCCCAAGGTGCGCGACCTGCTCAACAAGGGCGACCACACGATCGATCTCGCGCCGCGCAAGGCAGCCTACAAAGAGGCGCTGGACATCATCGCGGAAAAGGCCTACGCGGTGCCGCTGTGGACGCTGCCCGCCTACTACGTCGCCACCAAGGACGTGAACTTCAAGCCCTACTCGGATGAGCTGGTGCGCTTCTGGGACATGAGCTGGAAGTAA
- a CDS encoding ABC transporter permease: MNTPILTPSAPGAPAPAPLELSASALRWRRLRRNKALLAGGGILLVIVLIALLAPWISPHDPYFQDLAYRTAPPVWYEKGTWLHPLGTDQLGRDYMSRLFYGARISLLIGISVALISGLIGTAMGMAAGYFGGKVDMAVSFLITTRLSMPVILVALATVAIVGGSLWVVILVLGLLKWDRYAVVMRSATQQVRSLEYVAAAQAAGASTWRIVWGEVLPNVVPQLIVIATLEAASAILLEASLSFLGLGVQPPLPSWGLMISEAKAYMFFSFWLIAIPGSALALLIFAINLAGDGLHQLLTPEERA, encoded by the coding sequence ATGAACACGCCTATCCTCACTCCTTCCGCGCCCGGCGCGCCCGCGCCGGCGCCGCTGGAATTGTCCGCCTCCGCGCTGCGCTGGCGCCGGCTGCGCCGCAACAAGGCGCTTCTGGCCGGCGGCGGCATCCTGCTCGTCATCGTGCTGATCGCGCTGCTGGCGCCGTGGATCTCGCCGCACGATCCTTACTTCCAGGACCTGGCCTACCGCACCGCGCCGCCCGTCTGGTACGAAAAAGGCACCTGGCTGCACCCGCTGGGCACCGACCAGCTCGGGCGCGACTACATGTCACGGCTCTTCTACGGTGCGCGCATTTCGCTCCTGATCGGCATCAGCGTGGCGCTCATCTCGGGGCTCATCGGCACCGCGATGGGCATGGCCGCCGGCTACTTCGGCGGCAAGGTCGACATGGCCGTGTCGTTCCTCATCACCACGCGCCTGTCCATGCCGGTGATCCTGGTGGCGCTGGCCACCGTGGCCATCGTCGGCGGATCGCTGTGGGTGGTGATCCTGGTGCTGGGCCTGCTCAAGTGGGACCGCTACGCCGTGGTGATGCGCAGCGCCACGCAGCAGGTGCGCTCGCTGGAGTACGTGGCCGCGGCGCAGGCCGCGGGCGCCAGCACCTGGCGCATCGTCTGGGGCGAGGTCCTGCCCAACGTGGTGCCGCAGCTCATCGTGATCGCCACCCTGGAAGCCGCCAGCGCCATCCTGCTGGAGGCGTCGCTGTCGTTCCTGGGCCTGGGCGTGCAGCCGCCGCTGCCGTCCTGGGGCCTGATGATCTCCGAAGCCAAGGCCTACATGTTCTTCTCGTTCTGGCTGATCGCCATCCCGGGATCGGCCCTGGCGCTCCTGATCTTCGCGATCAACCTGGCCGGCGACGGCCTGCATCAACTCCTGACGCCTGAAGAGAGGGCCTGA
- a CDS encoding GntR family transcriptional regulator: MADASPDPAPQPAARAAGDGRTLAGTAAGALRERIIQGEFPPGTRLNERALCDLLGVSRTPLREAFRLLAAEGLVQIEPNRGAQVVALSLANIREIFEVIGGLEAMSCRLACERASAVEIAEIRALTFEMMASHARHDLPTYFRINREIHERISLAAHNSLLKQLYDAQNARIQNLRFVSNENRQKWDLAMREHIEMAEALAARDADRLAAIMRQHLQRKCEAALKSRSETIDTQHM; encoded by the coding sequence ATGGCCGATGCCTCGCCCGATCCCGCGCCGCAACCGGCGGCCCGTGCCGCCGGCGACGGCCGCACGCTGGCGGGCACGGCGGCGGGCGCGCTGCGCGAACGCATCATCCAGGGCGAGTTCCCGCCCGGCACACGGCTGAACGAACGCGCGCTGTGCGACCTGCTCGGCGTGTCGCGCACGCCGCTGCGCGAGGCGTTCCGCCTGCTGGCCGCCGAAGGCCTGGTGCAGATCGAACCCAACCGCGGCGCGCAGGTGGTGGCGCTGTCGCTGGCCAACATCCGCGAGATCTTCGAAGTCATCGGCGGCCTGGAAGCCATGTCTTGCCGGCTGGCCTGCGAACGCGCCTCGGCCGTGGAGATCGCGGAGATCCGCGCGCTGACCTTCGAAATGATGGCCAGCCATGCCCGCCACGATCTGCCGACGTACTTCCGGATCAACCGGGAAATCCACGAACGCATCAGCCTGGCGGCCCACAACAGCCTGCTGAAACAGCTTTACGACGCGCAGAACGCACGGATTCAGAACCTGCGCTTCGTGTCGAACGAAAACCGCCAGAAATGGGATCTGGCGATGCGCGAACACATAGAAATGGCAGAGGCCCTGGCCGCGCGCGACGCGGACCGGCTGGCAGCCATCATGCGGCAGCACCTGCAGCGCAAATGCGAGGCGGCGCTCAAAAGCCGGAGCGAGACGATAGATACGCAACACATGTAG
- a CDS encoding aldo/keto reductase translates to MNYRRLGTSNLRVSPLCLGTMMFGEQTPDDEAARIVASARDHGLNFIDTADVYNEGRSEEVVGKLLKGQRHDWVLASKIGNPVGKGPNLAHYSRQWLIRGVEQSLSRMGTDFMDILYLHRDYHEENLEEALWALGDLIRAGKLRSFGLSNFRGWRIAEVMRLCEKLGVPQPVVCQPYYNMLNRGPEVEILPACKHYGLGVVPYSPIARGVLTGKYLPGQAPAADTRAGRGDRRILATEFREESLQIAQKLVQHSAARGVQPGHFATAWVLANPVVTAVIAGPRTLAQMDDYYAALDVTITPEDETVVNDWVTPGHASAHGYNDPSYPFYGRPVTAV, encoded by the coding sequence ATGAATTACCGCCGACTGGGAACCAGCAATCTCCGGGTGTCGCCGCTCTGCCTGGGCACCATGATGTTCGGAGAGCAGACGCCCGATGACGAGGCCGCGCGCATCGTCGCGTCGGCGCGCGACCATGGGCTCAATTTCATCGACACGGCCGACGTCTACAACGAGGGCCGTTCGGAAGAGGTGGTTGGCAAGCTGCTCAAGGGCCAGCGCCACGACTGGGTGCTGGCCAGCAAGATCGGCAATCCCGTCGGCAAGGGGCCGAACCTGGCGCATTACTCGCGCCAGTGGCTGATCCGCGGGGTGGAGCAGAGCCTGTCGCGCATGGGCACGGATTTCATGGACATCCTGTACCTGCACCGCGACTACCACGAGGAAAACCTCGAAGAGGCGCTGTGGGCGCTGGGCGACCTGATCCGCGCGGGCAAGCTGCGCAGCTTCGGCCTGTCGAACTTCCGGGGCTGGCGCATCGCCGAAGTGATGCGCCTGTGCGAAAAACTGGGCGTGCCGCAGCCGGTGGTGTGCCAGCCTTACTACAACATGCTGAACCGCGGACCGGAGGTCGAGATCCTGCCGGCCTGCAAGCATTACGGGCTGGGCGTGGTGCCGTACAGCCCGATCGCGCGCGGCGTGCTCACGGGCAAGTACCTGCCGGGCCAGGCCCCCGCGGCGGATACGCGCGCCGGGCGCGGCGACCGCCGCATCCTGGCCACCGAGTTCCGCGAGGAGTCGCTGCAGATCGCCCAGAAGCTCGTCCAGCACAGCGCCGCGCGCGGCGTGCAGCCGGGGCATTTCGCCACCGCCTGGGTGCTGGCCAATCCTGTGGTCACGGCCGTCATCGCCGGCCCGCGCACGCTGGCGCAGATGGACGACTACTACGCGGCGCTGGACGTGACGATCACGCCCGAAGACGAGACCGTGGTGAACGACTGGGTGACGCCGGGCCACGCGTCCGCGCACGGCTACAACGATCCGAGCTATCCGTTCTATGGGCGTCCGGTGACGGCTGTGTAG
- a CDS encoding alanine--glyoxylate aminotransferase family protein, whose protein sequence is MLTLNSHPSGRHFLQIPGPTNVPDRVLRAIDQPTIDHRGPEFGALGRAVLAGIRQVFQTECPVVIFPASGTGAWEAALVNTLSPGDRVLMVETGHFASLWRKLAGRLGLEVDNIEGDWRHPVDPDAIRARLADDAQHRIKAVCVVHNETSTGVTSDIAAVRAAMDQTGHPALLMVDTISSLGSIDYRHDEWGVDVTVAGSQKGLMLPPGLSFNAVGPRALAAAETARLPRSYWDWREMLGPNEKGYFPYTPSTNLLYGLHEALAMLHAEGLPRVFARHQRHARATRLAVAAWGLELLSLDPAAHSPALTAVLMPEGHGADALRKVILDRYDMSLGQGLGKLSDRIFRIGHLGHFNDLTLCGTLAGVEMGLAAAGVPHRAGGLQAAMEFLSRAPERAAG, encoded by the coding sequence ATGCTCACGCTGAACTCCCATCCGTCCGGCCGGCATTTCCTGCAGATTCCCGGACCCACCAACGTGCCGGACCGGGTCCTGCGCGCCATCGACCAGCCCACCATCGATCACCGCGGACCCGAGTTCGGCGCGCTGGGGCGGGCGGTGCTGGCGGGCATCAGGCAGGTCTTCCAGACCGAATGTCCCGTGGTCATCTTTCCGGCCTCGGGCACCGGGGCGTGGGAGGCGGCGCTGGTCAACACGCTGTCGCCGGGCGACCGCGTGCTGATGGTCGAGACCGGCCATTTCGCCAGCCTGTGGCGCAAGTTGGCCGGGCGCCTGGGCCTGGAGGTGGACAACATCGAAGGCGACTGGCGCCATCCGGTCGACCCGGACGCCATCCGCGCCCGCCTGGCCGACGACGCCCAGCACCGCATCAAGGCGGTCTGCGTGGTGCACAACGAGACGTCCACCGGCGTCACCAGCGACATCGCGGCGGTGCGCGCCGCCATGGACCAGACCGGCCACCCGGCGCTGCTGATGGTGGACACGATTTCGTCGCTGGGCTCCATCGACTACCGCCACGACGAATGGGGCGTGGACGTCACGGTGGCCGGCTCGCAGAAAGGGCTGATGCTGCCGCCGGGCCTGTCGTTCAACGCGGTGGGGCCGCGCGCGCTGGCGGCGGCCGAGACCGCGCGCCTGCCGCGGTCCTACTGGGACTGGCGCGAGATGCTGGGGCCCAACGAGAAAGGCTATTTCCCCTACACGCCGTCGACCAATCTGCTGTATGGCCTGCATGAAGCGCTGGCCATGCTGCACGCCGAAGGGCTGCCGCGCGTGTTCGCGCGCCACCAGCGGCACGCCCGCGCCACGCGGCTCGCGGTGGCGGCCTGGGGGCTGGAGCTGCTGAGCCTGGACCCGGCCGCGCACAGTCCGGCGCTGACCGCCGTGCTGATGCCCGAGGGCCACGGCGCGGACGCGCTGCGCAAGGTGATCCTGGACCGCTACGACATGTCGCTGGGACAGGGGCTGGGCAAGCTCTCCGACCGCATCTTCCGCATCGGCCACCTGGGCCATTTCAACGATCTGACGCTGTGCGGCACGCTGGCCGGGGTGGAGATGGGGCTGGCCGCGGCCGGCGTCCCGCACCGCGCGGGCGGGCTGCAGGCGGCCATGGAATTTTTGTCCCGCGCGCCGGAACGCGCGGCGGGCTGA
- a CDS encoding efflux RND transporter periplasmic adaptor subunit, whose product MWNKAWRLPLAALAAATFLAACGGKEGGEPQAAGPRPVQALAVQPQRYALTSELPGRVEPMRVAEVRARVAGIVLSRDFEEGADVQAGDVLFRIDPAPFKAALSRAQGELAKAEAAVSDAQAVVRRYAPLVKIEAVSQQDFDTANTTLKSAVAARRSAQADVETARLNLDYATVKAPISGRIGRAQVTEGALVGQNEATVMATIQQLDPVYVDFNQPVADMLRMRAAMQDGRLGAGEGASISITIDGTDQQREGRLLFSDIAVDRGTGQVALRGEFANPDVLLLPGMYVRVRTQQGVDPEAILVPQRAVTRSTDGKPQVLVVGADDVVESRAVQTGTMRGGDWHITEGLAPGDRVIVGGASGAVPGQKVSVTPVNPAKLADARDAAAPAAQ is encoded by the coding sequence ATGTGGAACAAGGCATGGCGACTGCCCCTGGCGGCGTTGGCGGCGGCAACCTTTCTGGCCGCGTGCGGCGGGAAGGAGGGCGGCGAGCCGCAGGCGGCCGGACCGCGTCCGGTGCAGGCGCTGGCGGTGCAGCCCCAGCGCTACGCGCTGACCAGCGAACTGCCCGGCCGCGTCGAGCCCATGCGCGTGGCCGAAGTCCGCGCCCGCGTGGCCGGCATCGTGCTCAGCCGGGATTTCGAGGAAGGCGCCGACGTGCAGGCCGGCGACGTGCTGTTCCGCATCGACCCGGCGCCGTTCAAGGCCGCCTTGTCGCGCGCGCAGGGCGAGCTGGCCAAGGCCGAGGCCGCCGTGTCCGACGCGCAGGCCGTCGTCAGGCGCTACGCGCCGCTGGTCAAGATCGAAGCCGTCAGCCAGCAGGACTTCGATACCGCCAACACCACGCTCAAGAGCGCCGTGGCCGCGCGCCGCTCCGCCCAGGCCGACGTCGAGACCGCGCGGCTGAACCTGGACTACGCCACCGTGAAGGCGCCCATCTCGGGCCGCATCGGGCGCGCGCAGGTGACCGAAGGCGCGCTCGTGGGCCAGAACGAAGCCACCGTGATGGCGACCATCCAGCAGCTCGATCCGGTCTACGTGGACTTCAACCAGCCCGTGGCCGACATGCTGCGCATGCGCGCCGCCATGCAGGACGGGCGCCTGGGCGCCGGTGAGGGCGCCAGCATCTCCATCACCATCGACGGCACCGACCAGCAGCGCGAAGGCCGTCTGCTGTTCTCGGACATCGCCGTGGACCGCGGCACGGGCCAGGTCGCGTTGCGGGGCGAGTTCGCCAATCCCGACGTGTTGCTGTTGCCCGGCATGTACGTGCGCGTGCGCACGCAGCAGGGCGTGGACCCCGAAGCGATCCTGGTGCCCCAGCGCGCCGTCACGCGCAGCACCGATGGCAAGCCGCAGGTGCTGGTGGTGGGGGCGGATGACGTCGTGGAGAGCCGCGCGGTGCAGACCGGCACGATGCGCGGCGGCGACTGGCACATCACCGAGGGACTGGCGCCGGGCGACCGCGTCATCGTCGGGGGCGCGAGCGGCGCTGTCCCCGGCCAGAAGGTCAGCGTGACGCCCGTGAACCCGGCCAAGCTGGCGGACGCCCGCGATGCCGCCGCGCCTGCCGCGCAATGA
- a CDS encoding serine hydrolase, producing MNTLMQQAIQFANDHESPWDRSVKGNFGVHLNDPPPWNRLLGPIHDRGPVSGVVVVDGKTVAAWGEPDRADLTFSVAKLYLAILAGVAHDRGLLPDVDEPVGKRVPGIGFDEGRNASITWRHLLQQTSEWEGERFGVSDQADRYRAVTFGVPPDGKKGDARPLQTPGTYWEYNDVRINQLSYALLHLFRKPLPEVFREAVTRPIGCSEDWQWVGYDNAWVEIDGQRMPSVPGGSHWGGGMSISANDQALIGQMLLNDGQANGQQILSREWLQAMRTPCDIAPYYGYLIWLNHEGKVFPSVPSSSFFGVGAGSSFTWVEPERKMVVIVRWLNSAHADALFGKILAAVDAGAGV from the coding sequence ATGAATACGCTCATGCAGCAGGCAATCCAGTTCGCCAATGACCACGAATCGCCCTGGGACCGCAGCGTCAAGGGCAATTTTGGCGTGCACCTGAATGATCCGCCGCCCTGGAACCGCCTGCTCGGCCCCATCCATGACCGCGGGCCGGTGTCCGGCGTGGTCGTGGTGGACGGCAAGACGGTGGCCGCCTGGGGCGAGCCCGACCGCGCCGACCTGACCTTCAGCGTCGCCAAGCTGTACCTGGCCATCCTGGCGGGCGTGGCCCATGACCGCGGCCTGCTGCCCGACGTGGACGAGCCCGTGGGCAAGCGCGTGCCGGGCATCGGCTTTGACGAAGGCCGCAACGCGTCCATCACCTGGCGTCACCTGTTGCAGCAGACCAGCGAGTGGGAAGGCGAACGCTTCGGCGTGTCCGACCAGGCGGACCGCTACCGCGCCGTCACCTTCGGCGTGCCGCCCGACGGCAAGAAGGGCGATGCGCGCCCGTTGCAGACGCCCGGCACGTACTGGGAATACAACGACGTGCGCATCAACCAGCTGTCGTATGCGCTGCTGCACCTGTTCAGGAAGCCGCTGCCGGAGGTCTTCCGCGAGGCGGTCACGCGCCCCATCGGCTGCAGCGAAGACTGGCAGTGGGTGGGCTACGACAACGCCTGGGTCGAGATCGACGGCCAGCGCATGCCGTCCGTGCCGGGCGGGTCGCACTGGGGCGGCGGCATGTCCATCAGCGCCAACGACCAGGCGCTGATCGGCCAGATGCTGCTGAACGACGGCCAGGCCAATGGGCAGCAGATCCTGTCGCGCGAATGGCTGCAGGCCATGCGCACGCCGTGCGACATCGCGCCGTACTACGGCTACCTGATCTGGCTGAACCACGAGGGCAAGGTGTTCCCCAGCGTGCCGTCGTCCAGCTTCTTCGGGGTGGGGGCGGGCAGTTCCTTCACGTGGGTGGAGCCGGAGCGCAAGATGGTGGTGATCGTGCGCTGGCTCAACTCGGCCCATGCGGATGCGCTCTTCGGCAAGATCCTGGCCGCGGTGGATGCTGGCGCCGGTGTCTGA
- a CDS encoding ABC transporter ATP-binding protein, which yields MNSTDIVLDVQGLTVDIATPRGALHAVRDVSFQVRRGETLCLVGESGCGKSMTSLAIMGLLPKAARRSTRRLAVLGEDLSTARGRRINALRGSKMAMIFQEPMTALNPAYAIGEQLTEHYIHHRKASSQQARDRAVELLEKVGIASAGQRLGQYPHQLSGGLRQRVMIAMALMCGPELLIADEPSTALDVTIQAQILRLLADLQAELGIAMVLITHDLGVVARIARQVAVMYAGQIVEEGPVADIFATPHHPYTQGLLGCIPVPGRTAPGQALGTIPGVVPSLVGELRGCAFADRCPHAQPQCRQAVPVHGQATGQQWRCILGAEGVPA from the coding sequence ATGAACAGCACGGATATCGTCCTGGACGTCCAGGGCCTGACGGTCGACATCGCCACGCCGCGCGGCGCGCTGCACGCGGTGCGCGACGTGTCCTTCCAGGTCCGCCGCGGCGAAACGCTGTGCCTCGTGGGGGAATCGGGCTGCGGCAAGTCCATGACCTCGCTGGCCATCATGGGCCTCTTGCCCAAGGCCGCCCGGCGCAGCACGCGCCGGCTGGCGGTGCTGGGCGAGGACCTGTCCACGGCGCGCGGCCGGCGCATCAACGCGCTGCGCGGCAGCAAGATGGCAATGATCTTCCAGGAGCCCATGACGGCGCTCAACCCCGCCTACGCCATCGGCGAACAGCTCACCGAACACTACATCCACCACCGCAAGGCCAGCAGCCAGCAGGCGCGCGACCGCGCCGTGGAGCTGCTGGAGAAGGTCGGCATCGCGTCGGCCGGCCAGCGCCTGGGGCAGTATCCGCACCAGTTGTCGGGCGGGCTGCGCCAGCGCGTCATGATCGCGATGGCGCTGATGTGCGGGCCGGAGCTCCTGATCGCCGACGAGCCCAGCACCGCGCTGGACGTCACCATCCAGGCGCAGATCCTGCGGCTGCTGGCCGACCTGCAGGCCGAACTGGGCATCGCGATGGTGCTGATCACGCACGATCTGGGCGTGGTGGCGCGCATCGCGCGGCAGGTGGCGGTGATGTACGCGGGGCAGATCGTCGAGGAAGGCCCCGTGGCCGACATCTTCGCCACGCCGCACCACCCCTACACGCAGGGGCTCCTGGGCTGTATTCCCGTTCCCGGCCGCACGGCGCCCGGCCAGGCGCTGGGCACCATTCCCGGCGTCGTGCCGTCCCTGGTGGGCGAGCTGCGCGGGTGCGCCTTCGCCGACCGTTGCCCGCATGCCCAGCCGCAATGCAGGCAAGCGGTTCCCGTCCACGGCCAGGCGACTGGCCAGCAATGGCGCTGCATCCTGGGCGCCGAAGGAGTGCCGGCATGA
- a CDS encoding ABC transporter permease produces MLYFTLRRLGLAALVALTVSVLAFLLLHLSGDPALALAGEGARQADIDLIRKTYGLDRPIIVQYADWLWHILQGDFGTSVYFKTEAGPLILSKLATTLKLGMAALAFALLISIPLGVLAALYKGSLIDRVCLAIAVLGQALPNFFFALILIMLFSISLRILPVSGSGTWQHFVMPAIALGYYVAPAFMRLIRAGMIEVLGADYIRTARAKGLPARKIIFKHALRNAIVPVVALAAVQLGYLLGGSVVIETIFALDGLGYLAYQSITYKDYPVMQLIVLLLSVLYVLLTLASDVANAWLDPRIRVS; encoded by the coding sequence ATGCTTTATTTCACGCTGAGGCGCCTGGGCCTGGCGGCCCTGGTGGCGCTGACCGTGTCCGTCCTGGCGTTCCTGCTGCTGCACCTGTCGGGCGATCCGGCGCTGGCCCTGGCCGGCGAAGGCGCGCGGCAGGCCGACATCGACTTGATCCGCAAGACCTACGGGCTGGACCGGCCCATCATCGTCCAGTACGCCGACTGGCTCTGGCACATCCTGCAGGGCGACTTCGGCACCTCGGTGTACTTCAAGACCGAGGCCGGACCGCTGATCCTGTCCAAGCTGGCCACCACGCTCAAGCTGGGCATGGCCGCGCTGGCCTTCGCGCTCCTGATCTCGATCCCGCTGGGCGTGCTGGCCGCGCTGTACAAGGGCAGCCTGATCGACCGTGTCTGCCTGGCCATCGCCGTGCTGGGCCAGGCGCTGCCGAATTTCTTCTTCGCGCTGATCCTGATCATGCTGTTCTCCATTTCGCTGCGCATCCTGCCGGTGTCGGGCAGCGGCACGTGGCAGCACTTCGTCATGCCGGCCATCGCGCTGGGCTACTACGTGGCGCCGGCCTTCATGCGCCTGATCCGCGCGGGGATGATCGAGGTGCTGGGCGCCGACTACATCCGCACCGCGCGGGCCAAGGGCCTGCCGGCCAGGAAGATCATCTTCAAGCACGCCCTGCGCAACGCCATCGTGCCCGTAGTCGCGCTGGCCGCGGTGCAACTGGGCTACCTGCTGGGCGGCTCGGTCGTCATCGAGACCATCTTCGCGCTGGACGGCCTGGGGTACCTCGCCTACCAGAGCATCACGTACAAGGACTACCCGGTCATGCAGCTCATCGTGCTGCTGCTGTCGGTGCTGTACGTGTTGCTGACGCTCGCCAGCGACGTGGCCAACGCGTGGCTCGATCCGCGCATCCGGGTGTCCTGA